The Littorina saxatilis isolate snail1 linkage group LG1, US_GU_Lsax_2.0, whole genome shotgun sequence nucleotide sequence ctgcagcaggtcacttagaattgtagtaactgtgtagtaactgtgtatcaacacgctggaatgcaggcgttagatggacgttacaggaagcgtctgaagctaacagtctgagtgGATACCtagtcagatagagccatatgagtgggttccgtacctgggagacaatgagttaaagagttttatcctacatacgtgagagagacacccgtgagataataatcgttcaaatcacacgtgtgtatatcatgtaaatgaggtcatgtcaagcaagtctggcagggacctgtttttcccctgcttatgatgccaaagtcaccgagacaaacgtcattatagaaacaaaaattgcgctcgctaattaccctcgatgaatctttagaactaacacgtcacgccacactttcagagtgacgtttctttgctttgacgtaatagattgcacgaggctttagaagagatcgaggttccaaaacaagcgtcttcaatttagctgcctcgtttGTATGtgggataaacagaatactacatggcttgctgtgtcgtagcagatttacactcgttgctttttcaaatagtgaacagctcgctttcgctcgcagttcaatattttaaaaaaacaactcgtgtaaatctggtacgacacagctagccatgtagtattctctatgtatacTATAtgacacagtgttcacaactggttacaaaatgTGTGCTCGCATTGGAACACTTTTAGTTTAGAGTGTATAAGCATAGTATGAAAGACAAAACGCCCCTGGTGATCAGGAGACTGAATGATATCATCACGACAATGAAGTTATTCCACCGGAAGGGCATTCCGTAACTTCTCTTATAAATTCTGTATATGGCATTAcgcataaaacacacaaaaaccgaCAGCAAATTTAAGCAACTCTCGCAAGAgacatatatgtaaaaaaaataaaaacattaaaaaaaatttaaaaaagaatcCTATAATGCAACAAGCACAAAATATATAGAATAAGAGTTGATTCAACTCACACACGGCACAACTCAGCAGCAATATCAGTAATATCCGTTAAACAAAAGACAACATATGTGAGTGACAAAATATGCCACCGGTAACGCGTTTCAAACGCTCCCCTCAGCACAACCCGAACACTAAACGCAaatatgaatgtgtgtgtgtgtgtgtgtgtgtgtgtgtgtgtgtgtgtgtgtgtgtgtgcgtgtgtgcgtgtgtgtgtgtgtgtgtgtgtgtttctttgtttgttcgcgttttgttgttgctgtttttttatggtttttgtgggtgtggttttttttttggggggggggggggttgcttgtttcttgtgtgtttgtttgtttgttttattcattttccttgTTAACCCTGGAGGGTCTTTCTGGGCAAAACCCACAATTTGCCCACTCAGGCACCAACCTAattcaacaaaacaacaacaaaaaaacgtcaTAAAAACTAATCaccaaaacaaagcaaaacacgcaaacaccagtaaaaacacaaacaatccCCAGTCCTCGACCATCAAACAGTCGAATCATCGTCCTTGCTGCCAGCAGCCACGACCTTGAAATCGTCAATGGTGAAGGTCACGGGTTTCTCAGGCTCCGCTCTGGTAGTTTCGTCAGGGTCCGAGTTGAGTCCAGAGTCCCTGTCCTCGGACCTGGTAGACAGTGTACTGCCCGGGATGAAGCGGGCAGTGGACATTGTGTTACCTTTCATATCGGCGGCCGCGGCCTTGGCACGGTCATACTTAAGCACCCCGATCCTGCGCAGGATGGCCACGCCAGGCATGAATAGCACAGAAGAGAGGACGAGCAACGCGCAGATCATTCCGGCGTACCAGGGATAAGGTTTGCCTTCCATGAAACCCTGTaaggaacagagacagagacagatgttAGCATGCTACCCGAATGCATTGGACTGGGCGGTGTAGGAGCATATTGGGACAAGGAACAAGAGACAAGACAGGTAACACAATACAAACAATaattcgcgtaaggcgaaaatacaacatttagtcaagctgtcgaactcgcagaatgaaactgaacgcaatgcaatttttcagcaagaccgtatactcgtagcatcgtcagtccaccgctcgtggcaaaggcagtgaaattgacaagaagagcggggtagtagttgcgctgagaaggatagcacgcttttctgtacctctcttcgttttaactttctgagcgtgtttttaatccaaacatatcatatctatatgtttttggaatcaggaaccgacaaggaataagatgaaagtgtttttaaattgatttcgaaaatttaattttgatcataatgtttatatttttaattttcagagcttgtttttaatccaaatataacatatgtatatgtttttggaatcagaaaatgatgaagaataagatgaacgtaaatttggatcgttttataatttttttaatttttttttacaattttcagatttttaatgaccaaagtcattaattaatttttaagccaccaagctgaaatgcaataccgaagtccggcctttgtcgaagattgcttggccaaaatttgaatcaatttgattgaaaaatgagggtgtgacagtgccgcctcaacttttacaaaaagccggatatgacgtcatcaaaggtatttatcgaaaaaaagaaaaaaacgtccggggatatcattccccggaactctcatgtaaaatttcataaagatcggtcaagtagtttggtCAGAATCgctctttacacacacacgcacagacacacacacacacacacacacacacacacacacacacgcacacacacatacaccacgaccctcgtctcgattcccgctctatattaaaacatttagtcaaaacttgactaaatgtaaaaagagcagAAAAAAAGCATTCTacctctgcctgtcccaagataggccaagtGGGCACAAGAAGGCGTAGGGATAAGAGGTAGAGAAATTAACATACTGTCATCTACCAATCTCAAGATAAGCCAAACGTTGAAATGGTCGTACgaataagagggagagaaatTAACATACTGTCATCTACCAATCTCAAGATAAGCCAAATGTTGAAATGGTCGTGCGAATAAGAGGGAGAGAAGTTAACATGCTGTCATCTACCAATCTCAAGATAAGCCAAATGTTGAAATGGTCGTGCGAATAAGAGGTAGAGAAATTAACATACTGTCATCTACCAATCTCAAGATAAGCCAAATGTTGAAATGGTCGTGCgaataagagggagagaaatTAACATACTGCCTCTACATGTCCCAAGATAAACCAAGTTGTTATAAGAAGACGCATGGATGAGAGGAAGAGAAGTTAACATACTGGCTCGACATGCCCCAAGATAAACCAAGTTGTTATAACAAGACGCATGGATGAGAGGAAGAGAAGTTAACATACTGGCTCGACATGCCCCAAGATAAACCAAGTTGTTATAACAAGACGCATGGATGAGAGGAAGAGAAGTTAACATACTGGCTCGACATGCCCCAAGATAAACCAAGTTGTTATAACAAGACGCATGGATGAGAGGAAGAGAAGTTAACATACTGGCTCGACATGCCCCAAGATAAACCAAGTTGTTATAAGAAGACGCATGGATGAGAGGAAGAGAAGTTAACATACTGCCTCTACATGTCCCAAGATAAACCAAGTTGTTATAAGAAGACGCATGGATGAGAGGAAGAGAAGTTGACATACTGGCTCGACATGCCCCAAGATAAACCAAGTTGATATAAGAAGACGCATGGATGAGAGGAAGAGAAGTTAACATACTGCCTCTACATGTCCCAAGATAAACCAAGTTGTTATAAGAAGACGCATGGATGAGAGGAAGAGAAGTTGACATACTGGCTCGACATGCCCCAAGATAAACCAAGTTGATATAAGAAGACGCATGGATGAGAGGAAGAGAAGTTAACATACTGCCTCTACATGTCCCAAGATAAACCAAGTTGTTATAAGAAGACGCATGGATGAGAGGAAGAGAAGTTGACATACTGGCTCGACATGCCCCAAGATAAACCAAGTTGATATAAGAAGACGCATGGATGAGAGGAAGAGAAGTTAACATACTGCCTCTACATGTCCCAAGATAAACCAAGTTGTTATAAGAAGACGCATGGATGAGAGGAAGAGAAGTTGACATACTGGCTCGACATGCCCCAAGATAAACCAAGTTGATATAAGAAGACGCATGGATGAGAGGAAGAGAAGTTAACATACTGCCTCTACATGTCCCAAGATAAACCAAGTTGTTATAAGAAGACGCATGGATGAGAGGAAGAGAAGTTAACATACTGGCTCGACATGCCCCAAGATAAACCAAGTTGTTATAACAAGACGCATGGATAAGAGGAAGAGAAGTTAACATTCTGGCTCGACATGCCCCAAGATAAACCAAGTTGTTATAACAAGACGCATGGATAAGAGGAAGAGAAGTTAACATACTGGCTCGACATGCCCCAATATAGACTAAGTGGTACTTAAAAGACGTAACATTTCCTAGACTGTCAATCAGTGGGGAGAGAAGTTTAGAAGTAATTCTTTATTAAAAGCTTGCGTGAAAAGGAGTACTCGTCAAGCAAAGATTCAAGCAAATAAATGTGGTTGCCACGTGTAAAAGAAATGGTAGATAAAGACATGGCTTGTAACATCCTCTGTGAAAGTTAACGCAGAGCAAAGAAGCTTTCAATGCAAACACGCATCACAGTATTTTGTTTACAGCGCTTGAAAGACTTCTGGCTTGGACACGTTGGGTGTTATGTACTTTCAATGTGTGTACTCTGGGACCCTGGCATTAACAAATTCAAtgcaccccccacacacacacacacacacacacacacacacacacacagtgttcacCGTACCGTAGCCTTGTTGTAGGCTTTGTACACGATGGGGTTGGAGAACTGGCTGAtcaactaacacacacacacacagacacagacacagacacacacacacacacacacacacacacacacacacagtgttcacCCTACCGTAGCCTTGTTGTAGGCCTTGTACACGATGGGATTGGAGAACTGGCtgatcaacaaacacacacacacacacacacacacacacacacacacacacacacacacacacacacacacacacacagtgttcacCGTACCGTAGCCTTGTTGTAGGCTTTGTACACGATGGGGTTGGAGAACTGGCTGATCAACGTCGCCACGAGAAGAGAAATAATCAGGATAGGAGCGACAAACTTCCACGCAATCCTCCAAAACAGGTGGGGTCTCTTGCCGATCATGGATTGTATGTCGTCAGAAAACCTGCAACAGGCATAGCACGCtttcaaaataaaatgtgaGAAACACGTTCCTTATCAAATAAACGAATTCTGAAAATACTCCGTCGGGTTTATATAGGTTCCGGAGAGTGACCTTTACTTGCAAAAACTGTCTCGACAAACAGTGAAGGGGCCAATCACCAGCGAAGGATGTGTCGGAAACACCCGTTTCTGTACACGTGTTTTCGACACACCCGTCGCAAGTGATTGGCCCCTTCAATGTTTGTCAgaagttttgcaagaaaaggtaactcttccataacccatacaaaccccgACAGAGTAATTTTACGATctcagaaacaaagggacgtaagcgctctagATACACATATCATAAGCATTTAAGAGCGCTTACGACCCTTTGTCTATGGAACAGAAACATTCTTTCTCAAAATGTATACTCGCTTGCTCCTTCTGAGCTGTCACAAGCTTTCTTCCGTTGGTCAGTGAAAGCAGgtgtatatgtctgtgtttgtagtATAGTACtaacctgtctgtctctgcttcGTCAAATCATGTGTGTTGACTGAGATGGTCGAGCCAGTTCCTGAATGACTACTTTTACTTACTTCACGCAAATTTTACTTTCTTTAGAACAAGCGGTTTAGTTCATTAACAACATCCAAAATATATCTGCTCCATTCGTTTTCTCTTGAAAATGTAACCCACCTAGACGTTTTGCAAGATAGATACAGGCACGCCCACAAGCCTCTGTGTGATGTTAGTTTGGTTTCAATTGTTTGGATGAGCTAGCATGTCTGACGCAAAGATGCCCGCGTGCGCGCTCTCTCAGATGTATGCatgtatggatgtgtgtgtgtgtgtgtgtgtgtgtgtgtgtgtgtgtgtgtgtgtgtgtgtgtttgtgtgtctgtgtgtttgtgtgtttgtgtgtgtgttttgtgtgtgtgtgtgtgtgtgtgtgcgtgcgtgtgtgcgtgcgtgcttgcgtacggcgtgcgtgcgtgcgtgcatgcgtgtgtgtgtgtgtgtgtgtgtgtgtgtgtgtgtgtgtgtgtgctctgacATCTGACCTGTCCACACCGTAGATCCATCCCACACCCACAGTCTCGGCCAGAGCCACCAGGATGAGGGGGAAGGAGCCGGCGAAGGAGTCAAAGAGAGCCACCCAGTAGGAGCCACTGCCCAGCACGAAGAGGAACCCCACCATGCAGCACGACCCACACAGCACGGCTGAAACAATAAGCCATGCATACCAATATTCTTCTCTTAAAAATGGGACTCACAAATAATGATAAATATCCATATTGTATTGAACaagttgattatattgaacatttctttttctattgcagtaaaattcaccatttgtggaagcatgttgaaacattgttttaCGATCGATATAACATTGCAATTATTTTACAAGCAACAGATGTGCTGATTTGTGTGCGAGATAAGAATGGTTTGACACATGATATGTTTAAGTATCTTACCCATTTAATcttgattggaaaaatgtgtataagtaaatttagatatgggacaccccttgaaatattatttatttttcaaagggaTTTAACCCTCAGGGGCCTGGTATAAAACAAGTGTAAGTTTAAATTGAGTGtttgaaataataatatttAGAGACTGTTATTTTCGGATAGGAATGTATGAtaaggaataaatttatgttatgattatttttatttatttacttaaacatattagtttactgataaagtttgttgatctaaaaatgtacacatttgactgagaaaagaaaagacctatgaagaaggttgctccaagccacacacacaaaaaaaaaaaaaaaaaaaaaaggcaaaaaataattgtagtagcaaacctgcatgcaactgaggttaaaattttttttttttttaaataagccATGCATGAAATGTTTTGATCATCTCGTTTGTGTCTTCCGCGCGAGCTTCTGGACGATTTCTAAATATTGTAAGTTCTAGGCCTGTACTAGCTGTATGCGCTCACCTGAAACCAGCCACTTCTTCCTGACCCAGGGGTGAAAGTCAAGGTCGTAGAGCGAGGTTGCCACGCCCTCTATGGTGCCGAACTCTGACCCCAAGCCAAGGGAGAGCAGCATGAGGAAGAAGACGATGGACCAAAATGGCGAGGACGGGCCAAACTCCACAATGGCTTGTGTGAACACGATGAAGGCAAGACCTGTTCCTTCCGCACCCTGCAGTGAGAAATTAGTTGGTATAttacactggaaccccctttCTAAGCTCACCAAAAAACttataataataactggacatttttaagtgcctaacctatggctctaggccctttacaaaagaacatatacagaatagaacataTAAATGTACaccctacataaaacaattaaccatacgAACAGCAGTTCGTAAAAGGGAAGGAGCACTATCAtaagggtaaatttacagacgttatgaacacCACATCTAAACAAAAGCAAGATATTAAAAGGTGAAGTCTTAATTGGGTGgtgagggtcttaaaagggggggggggtgttccattTTACTGTTGTTGCTGCTCCACGCTTACGCCCAAATGGAACACAGCAGAACGACGAATTTTTACGGCTTTATTTTTTTAGTGGTACCTTCGCCTAACACGACGAGTGGCACTTCTATTACAAGACTCCTTGCTGAGGTTCTCCTCAATGCTGCAGTGTTTGAACTCTTTATCTAACCCCGTAAGGTTGTATTGGGATACAGTTATCTCTTGTGGTTTAACAAACATTTTACCTCTTCAAGATCGTCCTCCATACTGCAGtgtctaagctctctgtctatccccgtCAGGTTGTCATTGGATACAGTTCCCTGTGTTTTAACAAATATCTTACCTTTTCGAAATCCTCCTCCACGCTTCAGTGTCTgaactctctgtctatccccgtTAGATTGTCATGGGATACACATCCATATCTTATTGATTTACAAACATCTTACCTTTTCAAGATCCTCCTCCATGCTGCAATGTCTaaactctctgtctatccccgtAAGGTTGTACTGGGTCAGGTTCTGCTCGAACCTCTCGTGGTAAATCTCGGTGGTCAGTGTGGTCTTGTTCCATCCGGGTAGTTGTAGATAGTCCGTCAGCACCTCTATATTGctgcataaaaaaaatgaaaacaagtgtAAAGTCGTGTTACGTACTAGTTTCTGATCAAAtatgctttcttttctttcttgtctACTGTAATACAACAAATCTTAAAACTtaaatcttaaaaaaaaacaacacctttCTGTTTAACGTACCTTCTGTCAATGTAACGTTTATGTCAGGCAAAATCTCcccttaaaaataaataaatatcaaCGAAACAAGAAAAACTTCAGACGTTGACTATTTAATGTCAAGGATTTTGTCAAGCAATTCTTAGCATTAAACTCTACAATCTAAATGCACattctaacaagtcgcgtaaagcgaaaatacaatatttagtcaagtagctgtcgaactcacagaatgaaactgaacgcaatgccatttttcagcaagaccgtatactcgtagcatcgtcagtccaccgctcatggcaaaggcagtgaaattgacaagaagagcggggtagtagttgcgctaagaaggatagcacgcttttctgtacctctctttgttttaactttctgagcgtgtttttaatccaaacatatcatatctatatgtttttggaatcaggaaccgacaaggaataagatgaaagtgtttttaaattgatttggacaatttaattttgataataatttttatatatttaattttcagagcttgtttttaatccgaatataacatatttatatgtttttggaatcagcaaacgatggagaataagataaacgtaaatttggatcgttttataaatttttatttttttttacaattttcagatttttaatgaccaaagtcattaattaatttttaagccaccaagctgaaatgcaataccgaaccccgggcttcgtcgaagattacttgaccaaaatttcaaccaatttggttgaaaaatgagggcgtgacagtgccgcctcaactttcacgaaaagccggatatgacgtcatcaaagacatttatcacaaaaatgaaaaaaacgtatggggatttcatacccaggaactctcatgtcaaatttcataacgatcggtcaagtagtttagtctgaatcgctctacacacacacacacacacacacgcacgcacacacgcacacacgcacatacaccacgaccctcgtttcgattccccctcgatgttaaaatatttagtcaaaacttgactaaatataacaagtcgcgtaaggcgaaaatacaatatttagtcaagtagctgtcgaactcacagaatgaaactgaacgcaatgcaacgcagcaagaccgtatactcgtagtccaccgctcacggcataggcagtgaaattgacaagaagagcggggtagtagttgcgctaagaaggatagcacgcttttctgtacctctctttgttttaactttctgagcgtgtttttaatccaaacatatcatatctatgtgtttttggaatcaggaaccgacaaggaataagatgaaagtgtttttaaattgatttcgacaatttaattttgataataatttttatatatttaattttcagagcttgtttttaatccgaatataacatatttatatgtttttggaatcagcaaataatggagaataagataaacgtaaatttggatcgttttataaatttttaattttttttacaattttccgatttttaatgaccaaagtcattaattaatttttaagccaccacgctgaaatgcaataccgaagtccgggcttcgtcgaagattacttgaccaaaatttgaaccaatttggttgaaaaatgagggcgtgacagtgccgcctcaactttcacgaaaagccggatatgacgtcatcaaagacatttatcaaaaaaatgaaaaaaacgttcggggatttcatacccaggaactctcatgtcaaatttcataaagatcggtcaagtagtttagtctgaatcgctctacacacacacacacacacacacgcacacacgcacacacgcacacacgcacatacaccacgaccctcgtttcgattccccctcgatgttaaaatatttagttaaaacttgactaaatataaaaaggacagAAAGAGAGTTGAAGCAAACATTACCTAATAGGTAATAGCATTAAGCTGTGTACTCACTGCTCGACGCAGTGCTCAAACACGAGCGTGGCTTTGAAGCCCGGACATCACAATACACGCTCAATCATTCTACTCACTGCTCGAAACAGTACTCAAACAAACTGGATTGAGACATTCACGCTCTGTACTCACTGCTCAACAAAGTGCACAAGCATTCACGCTCAAACATTCATGATCAAACATTCACGCTCAAACTTGCACGCTGTGTACTCACTGTTCGACGCAGTGCTCAAACACGAGCGTGGCTTTGAAGCCCGGACATCACAATACACGCTCAATCATTCTACTCACTGCTCGTAACAGTACTCAAACAAACTGGATTGAGACATTCACGCTCTGTACTCACTGCTCAACAAAGTGCACAAGCATTCACGCTCAAACATTCATGCTCAAACATTCACGCTCAAACTTGCACGCTGTGTACTCACTGCTCGACGCAGTGCTCAAACACGAGCGTGGCTTTGAAGCCCGGACATCACAATACACGCTCAATCATTCTACTCACTGCTCGAAACAGTACTCAAACAAACTGGATTGAGACATTCACGCTCTGTACTCACTGCTCAACAAAGTGCACAAGCATTCACGCTCAAACATTCATGCTCAAACATTCACGCTCAAACTTGCACGCTGTGTACTCACTGCTCACTGCTCGACGCAGTGCTCAAACACGAGCGTGGCTTTGAAGCCCGGACACCACAATACACGCTCAATCATTCTAATCACTGCTCGAAACAGTACTCAAACAAACTGGATTGAGACATTCACGCTCTGTACTCACTGCTCAACATAGTGCTCAAACATTCACGCTCAGGCATTCACGCTCAAACTTGCACGCTGTGTACTCACTGCTCGACACAGTGCTCAAACATGAGCGTGGCCTTGAAGCCCATGATGGCGAAGATGACGGTGCAGGCGTAGATGGCTGTGAACCAGTTGGTCAGGGACACAAAGATGGCGTCCTTCTCCACGTTGTTTTTGGACGGGTTGTAGGACGAGAAGGCGATCAGGCCTCCGAACGCCAGGCCGAACGAGAAGAAGATCTGGGTGGCTGCGTCCAGCCAGCACTGCGGAGTCATCAGGTATTCCATCTGGGAGCAGAAATGAGAAACGTGATAAATGCACAAGAATACACAAAAGCAATGAGATCTCCGAACGCCAGGCCGAACGAGAAGAAGATCTGGGTGGCTGCATCCAGCCAGCACTGCGTAGTCATCAGGTATTCCATCTGGGAGCAGAAATGAGAAACGTGATAAATGCACAAGAATACACAAAAGCAATGAGATCTCCGAACGCCAGGCCGAACGAGAAGAAGATCTGGGTGGCTGCATCCAGCCAGCACTGCGTAGTCATCAGGTATTCCATCTGGGAGCAGAAATGAGAAACGTGATAAATGCACAAGAATACACAAAAGCAATGAGATCTCCGAACGCCAGGCCGAACGAGAAGAAGATCTGGGTGGCTGCATCCAGCCAGCACTGCGGAGTCATCAGGTATTCCATCTGGGAGCAGAAATGAGAAACGTGATAAATGCACAAGAATACAAAAAAGCAATGAGATCTCCGAACGCCAGGCCGAACGAGAAGAAGATCTGGGTGCCGGTGGCTGCGTCCACCCAGCACTGCCGGGTCATCATGT carries:
- the LOC138962098 gene encoding sodium- and chloride-dependent transporter XTRP3-like, translated to MKSSGHHRLEVPSEPELRVPLNQELGAVENGDALGEDDAVVPRPAWDSKMQYFFMVISYAVGLGNVWRFPYLTQQHGGGAFLIPYLIMLFVEGMPLLYLELAIGQKMRLGSLGVWNKVHPLMGGVGLASAVTSYMVAIYYNAIIMWCFFYLFHSFQYPLPWVECPTEIVEGNITRIVPECDVAGPTSYFWYRVALDASPGLDQPDGIKWKMMLCLLFSWFVVYLCICKGIKSSGKVVYFTATFPYVVLTIFFIRGLTLRGATAGLMHMLTPKMEYLMTPQCWLDAATQIFFSFGLAFGGLIAFSSYNPSKNNVEKDAIFVSLTNWFTAIYACTVIFAIMGFKATLMFEHCVEHNIEVLTDYLQLPGWNKTTLTTEIYHERFEQNLTQYNLTGIDREFRHCSMEEDLEKGAEGTGLAFIVFTQAIVEFGPSSPFWSIVFFLMLLSLGLGSEFGTIEGVATSLYDLDFHPWVRKKWLVSAVLCGSCCMVGFLFVLGSGSYWVALFDSFAGSFPLILVALAETVGVGWIYGVDRFSDDIQSMIGKRPHLFWRIAWKFVAPILIISLLVATLISQFSNPIVYKAYNKATGFMEGKPYPWYAGMICALLVLSSVLFMPGVAILRRIGVLKYDRAKAAAADMKGNTMSTARFIPGSTLSTRSEDRDSGLNSDPDETTRAEPEKPVTFTIDDFKVVAAGSKDDDSTV